The Synechocystis sp. PCC 7509 genome includes a window with the following:
- a CDS encoding anhydro-N-acetylmuramic acid kinase, with protein sequence MTRVIGLISGTSVDGIDAALVDITGTELDLKVELLVGETYPYPEKLSAQILAVGGGKELSMAELAVLDDEIACSFAQAALDIQKHGGASLIGSHGQTVYHRPLDPTTPHSLAYSLQLGRGDLIAQLTGIPTISNFRAGDIAAGGEGAPLVPKVDAYLLSHPEKSTCVQNLGGIGNVAYLPPRSNPHWLAEIRGWDTGPANSLIDLAMQHLTDGAQAYDRHGLWATSGKPCDKLVEQWLGQNFFGQSPPKSTGRELFGALYLQECFADMEAYKLSAVDKIATLAELTVASIVHSYHTFLPQLPNRVLLCGGGSKNLYITNRLQTLLQSSAVITTDEVGLSADFKEAIAFAVLAYWRNLGIAGNLPTVTGARQKMLLGDIHQIFDNIIS encoded by the coding sequence ATGACCCGTGTAATTGGTTTAATCAGTGGGACATCCGTAGATGGCATTGATGCAGCATTAGTAGACATAACAGGAACAGAATTAGACTTAAAAGTTGAGCTTTTAGTTGGGGAAACCTATCCTTACCCAGAAAAATTGTCAGCGCAAATTTTGGCAGTTGGCGGCGGCAAAGAACTATCAATGGCAGAACTAGCAGTGCTTGACGACGAGATTGCTTGTAGCTTCGCCCAAGCTGCCCTAGATATTCAAAAGCATGGCGGCGCGTCACTAATTGGTTCTCACGGACAAACAGTCTATCATCGACCCCTTGACCCCACTACTCCTCATTCTTTAGCTTATAGCCTCCAACTCGGTAGGGGCGACTTAATTGCTCAACTTACGGGAATTCCAACTATCAGCAACTTTCGCGCCGGAGATATCGCCGCCGGGGGAGAAGGTGCGCCCTTAGTGCCAAAAGTAGACGCTTATCTTCTCAGTCATCCAGAAAAATCTACCTGCGTTCAAAATCTAGGCGGGATTGGAAACGTAGCTTACTTACCTCCTCGCAGCAATCCCCATTGGCTAGCAGAAATTCGCGGATGGGATACAGGCCCAGCAAATTCCCTAATTGACTTAGCCATGCAGCACTTAACCGATGGCGCTCAAGCTTACGATCGCCATGGGCTTTGGGCAACAAGCGGTAAGCCTTGCGATAAATTAGTAGAGCAGTGGCTGGGGCAAAATTTTTTTGGACAGTCACCACCAAAATCTACCGGGCGAGAGTTATTTGGTGCGTTATACCTCCAAGAATGTTTCGCGGATATGGAAGCTTACAAACTTAGTGCCGTCGATAAAATAGCTACTCTTGCCGAATTGACTGTTGCCTCAATCGTGCATAGCTACCATACTTTTTTACCTCAACTGCCGAATCGAGTTTTATTATGTGGTGGTGGTAGTAAAAATCTCTATATCACTAATCGGCTGCAAACCCTTCTACAAAGCTCCGCCGTAATAACTACCGATGAAGTAGGATTAAGTGCAGACTTTAAAGAAGCGATCGCCTTTGCTGTGTTAGCCTACTGGCGCAATCTGGGTATTGCTGGCAATTTACCCACCGTTACTGGTGCAAGACAAAAAATGCTCCTAGGAGATATTCATCAAATTTTTGACAATATTATTAGTTAG
- a CDS encoding serine/threonine-protein kinase, with protein sequence MTDPNIGRLLAKRYQLQKLIGTGAMGQVYCANDILLGGVPVAVKFLALSIQNKKIRVKERFETEAKTCALLGQKSIHIVRVMDYGVDEHDTPFYVMEYLQGENLNDAVRLQPVTLARFLSLARQICLGLQCAHQGILVDGAICPIIHRDIKPSNMLVVQDPSFGELVKVLDFGIAKLIQGDSNQTKYYLGTLAYSSPEQMEGNDIDPRSDIYSLGVMMFEMITGSMPFQANTESFGGWYKAHHFQIPRSFASTGTKLVIPKEVEDLVLSCLAKSPDDRPQTIGEILEAIVALEQKQSLVVVSNPSPPLPLLQEESINRSLTMGVPFLDRSFSDDPVFQPTAWPKNKPIADIVFPQPIRTKGEIISALWVMLPQQEIQKRLQGTRFNQFLFISTPHPMMLWITALYNAQHGVKWLAYYMDLKTRQGQEITRLLGESGSYRLLLFARESPECVCKTLLMAIAPLQRQQLQQWVMTSQNLVSVAEAQVSKSLLRQEFEKLKPQILAKLQPSGLDSVFNVTL encoded by the coding sequence ATGACAGATCCCAACATTGGTCGTTTATTAGCTAAACGCTATCAGCTTCAAAAATTAATCGGCACTGGAGCGATGGGGCAAGTTTATTGTGCCAATGATATTTTGTTGGGTGGCGTACCAGTAGCTGTCAAATTTCTCGCCCTGTCAATTCAAAACAAAAAAATTCGTGTCAAAGAGCGCTTTGAGACTGAAGCAAAAACTTGCGCCCTACTAGGACAAAAAAGCATCCATATCGTCCGCGTCATGGATTACGGTGTAGACGAACATGACACTCCTTTTTATGTGATGGAATATTTGCAAGGCGAAAACCTCAATGATGCGGTTCGTTTGCAACCAGTTACTTTAGCTAGGTTTTTAAGTTTGGCGCGGCAAATCTGCTTGGGCTTACAATGCGCTCACCAAGGTATTTTGGTTGATGGGGCAATCTGTCCAATTATTCACCGGGATATTAAGCCTAGCAATATGCTTGTAGTCCAAGATCCAAGTTTTGGTGAATTGGTCAAAGTATTAGATTTTGGAATTGCTAAACTAATCCAGGGTGATAGCAACCAAACTAAATATTATTTGGGGACTCTAGCTTATTCTTCCCCGGAACAAATGGAAGGCAATGATATCGATCCGCGCTCTGACATCTATAGTCTGGGCGTGATGATGTTTGAAATGATTACAGGTAGTATGCCGTTTCAAGCAAATACCGAGTCCTTTGGCGGTTGGTACAAAGCTCATCACTTCCAAATTCCGCGTTCTTTTGCCTCTACTGGTACTAAATTAGTTATCCCCAAAGAGGTAGAAGATTTGGTACTTAGTTGTTTGGCTAAGTCTCCTGACGATCGCCCCCAAACTATCGGGGAAATTCTTGAGGCGATCGTCGCTTTGGAACAAAAACAAAGTCTGGTAGTTGTATCTAATCCTTCACCACCCTTACCACTCCTTCAAGAGGAAAGTATTAACCGCTCTCTAACGATGGGAGTGCCATTTTTAGATCGATCTTTTTCTGACGATCCAGTTTTTCAACCTACAGCCTGGCCCAAAAATAAGCCGATCGCCGATATTGTTTTTCCCCAACCCATTCGCACTAAAGGCGAAATTATTTCGGCTCTTTGGGTGATGTTACCCCAACAGGAAATTCAAAAGCGCTTGCAGGGGACACGCTTTAATCAATTTTTGTTTATCAGCACTCCTCACCCAATGATGTTGTGGATTACAGCACTTTACAATGCCCAACACGGTGTTAAGTGGCTGGCTTATTATATGGACTTAAAAACTCGTCAAGGTCAAGAAATAACTAGATTATTAGGAGAATCTGGTTCTTACCGTTTGTTGCTATTTGCTAGGGAGTCCCCGGAGTGTGTTTGTAAGACTTTGTTAATGGCGATCGCGCCTTTGCAGCGCCAACAATTGCAACAGTGGGTGATGACTAGCCAAAATCTGGTTTCTGTTGCCGAGGCTCAAGTTAGTAAAAGTCTTCTCCGGCAAGAGTTTGAGAAGCTGAAACCGCAGATTTTAGCCAAGTTGCAACCTTCTGGTTTGGACTCGGTTTTTAATGTAACTTTGTAG
- a CDS encoding NblA/ycf18 family protein, whose protein sequence is MSNPIELSLEQQFSIRSFETQVQQMSHEQAQDFLVKLYQQMVMREATYKELIKHQWGFEGGV, encoded by the coding sequence ATGAGTAACCCAATTGAACTATCACTAGAACAACAGTTCAGCATTCGCTCCTTTGAAACTCAAGTACAGCAAATGAGTCACGAACAAGCTCAAGACTTTTTAGTGAAGCTATATCAACAAATGGTGATGCGCGAAGCTACTTACAAGGAGCTAATCAAGCACCAATGGGGTTTTGAAGGTGGAGTTTAA
- a CDS encoding ABC1 kinase family protein — MVYKDNAYRWNRNNYSRNRRFFDIWSFVLSLMTGFWVNKKSWSYPGGVTEEKRKARRIEQAVWIRNTLLELGPTFIKVGQLFSTRADLFPSEYVDELVKLQDKVPAFSYEQTKNIIEQELGKTIPELFQNFEPIPIAAASLGQVHKATLHSGEIVAVKVQRPGLKKLFEIDLGILKGITRYFQSHPEWGRGRDWLGIYDECCRILWEEIEYLNEGRNADTFRRNFRAHDWVKVPRVYWRYTSPRVLTLEYVPGIKISHYEALEAAGLDRKLLARQGAESYLRQLLNHGFFHADPHPGNLAVSPDGSLIFYDFGMMGQIRTDVREQLMKTLFGIAQKDAGQVVASLVELGAIAPTDDMGPVRRSIQYMLDHFMDQPFENQSVSAISEDLYEIAYDQPFRFPATFTFVMRAFSTLEGVGKGLDPEFSFMEVAKPFAMEIMTNGNGSQGNTFLNELGRQAAQVSTTALGLPRRLEDTLDKLERGDIRMRVRSIETERLLRRQSNIGLATIYALVLSALTLSATLLLINRYLWLAGIAAIAAAALGVVLMRTIIQLDRYDKTF, encoded by the coding sequence ATGGTGTATAAAGATAATGCCTATCGCTGGAATCGGAACAATTACTCCCGAAATCGGCGCTTTTTTGACATATGGTCGTTTGTGCTGTCTTTAATGACGGGTTTTTGGGTCAACAAAAAATCTTGGAGCTATCCCGGCGGAGTTACGGAAGAAAAACGCAAGGCTAGACGGATTGAGCAAGCGGTTTGGATTCGTAACACTTTGCTAGAACTAGGACCAACGTTTATTAAAGTCGGTCAATTGTTTTCTACTCGCGCCGATTTATTTCCCAGCGAATACGTTGATGAACTTGTCAAACTTCAAGACAAAGTTCCGGCTTTTAGTTACGAGCAAACAAAAAATATTATCGAGCAGGAGTTAGGAAAAACCATCCCCGAACTATTCCAAAATTTCGAGCCAATTCCCATAGCGGCTGCTAGTTTAGGACAAGTTCACAAAGCTACCCTGCATTCTGGAGAGATTGTCGCTGTTAAAGTTCAGCGTCCCGGATTAAAAAAATTATTTGAGATTGATTTAGGAATTCTTAAAGGTATTACTCGTTACTTTCAAAGTCACCCAGAATGGGGTAGAGGTAGAGATTGGCTAGGAATTTATGATGAGTGTTGCCGAATTTTATGGGAAGAAATTGAATACTTAAATGAAGGACGCAACGCCGATACCTTTCGCCGCAATTTCCGCGCTCACGATTGGGTAAAAGTACCGCGAGTTTATTGGCGCTATACGTCTCCCAGAGTGCTGACTTTAGAATACGTCCCAGGCATTAAAATCAGTCACTACGAAGCCTTGGAAGCGGCGGGTTTAGATCGCAAACTTCTAGCACGTCAAGGAGCAGAATCTTACTTAAGACAGTTGCTTAATCATGGATTTTTTCACGCCGATCCCCATCCTGGTAATTTGGCTGTAAGTCCCGATGGCTCGTTGATTTTCTACGATTTCGGGATGATGGGACAGATTCGTACAGATGTGCGAGAGCAATTGATGAAAACGCTGTTTGGTATTGCTCAAAAAGATGCGGGTCAAGTAGTTGCGTCTTTAGTGGAATTAGGAGCGATCGCACCTACCGATGATATGGGCCCAGTAAGGCGCTCGATTCAATATATGTTAGATCACTTTATGGATCAACCCTTTGAAAATCAATCGGTCAGCGCCATTAGTGAAGACCTCTATGAGATTGCTTACGATCAGCCTTTTCGCTTTCCCGCTACCTTTACCTTTGTCATGCGGGCTTTTTCAACCTTGGAAGGTGTAGGCAAAGGTTTAGATCCAGAATTTAGTTTTATGGAGGTTGCAAAGCCTTTTGCAATGGAAATTATGACAAACGGTAATGGTTCTCAAGGAAATACTTTTCTCAATGAATTAGGTCGTCAGGCGGCGCAAGTCAGCACCACAGCACTCGGCTTACCGCGACGGCTAGAAGACACCCTAGACAAGCTAGAACGCGGCGATATTCGGATGCGTGTCCGTTCCATTGAAACCGAGCGCTTGCTGCGTCGTCAAAGCAATATTGGACTAGCTACTATTTATGCCTTGGTACTTAGCGCTTTGACTTTATCGGCAACTCTATTACTAATTAATCGTTATTTGTGGTTGGCAGGAATTGCCGCGATCGCGGCGGCAGCATTGGGGGTTGTTTTGATGCGGACAATTATCCAACTCGATCGTTACGATAAAACCTTTTAG
- a CDS encoding DUF6825 family protein, whose protein sequence is MTNPLIHAFFVGRAVAEIANEHLENALTDALSELGKFDAEQRERLRQFTTEVMERANRETANNYSGSSTTTVSSPGSAPTDVQATIDELRAEIALLRAELQRHRSSST, encoded by the coding sequence ATGACTAATCCTTTAATTCATGCCTTTTTTGTTGGTCGGGCTGTAGCTGAAATTGCTAACGAACATTTAGAAAACGCTTTAACCGATGCTTTAAGCGAACTAGGTAAATTTGATGCCGAACAGCGCGAACGCCTGCGCCAGTTTACAACGGAAGTCATGGAAAGAGCTAACCGAGAAACAGCAAACAATTATAGTGGTTCTAGCACTACAACAGTTTCCTCTCCCGGTTCAGCGCCCACAGACGTACAAGCGACAATTGACGAACTTAGAGCCGAAATTGCTCTACTAAGAGCAGAACTACAACGTCACCGTAGTAGTTCTACTTAA
- a CDS encoding CBS domain-containing protein, whose product MNLILCHTTADFDTLGAAVGLTRLLPGSRIVIPGGCHQVVRDFLALHKDEYAIIERRAVNLEQIRLIAVVDTQNKTRLGVVAEWLDLPQLESVIVYDHHLDSQLDIPATETNIADVGATTTLIVEELQTANIDLTVAEATVMALGIHVDTGSLTFPTATARDAQALAWLMQQKASLAMVNEYLEPGLSKQLQPLLLTAINSLQTTKINGYSVGWVMLKTSDHVPGLSGLISQLMQLTESDAILLGASYKDKLTVIGRSQIPQTNLNTLFQPLGGGGHYQAASLSLRGVATEETLKQLVDSFINQVPHPPTARDLMSSPVRTILPETTIAEAQRILLRYGHSGLSVVDEAAKIVGIVSRRDIDIALHHGFSHAPVKGYMTTNVKTITPTTTLPEIQETMVTHDIGRLPVLKSGQLVGIVTRTDILREMHQEKARKIQNNDNSLVVNPSLLNLLNNRLNPALQTLLKTASVAAEKRGWHLYLVGGAVRDLLLAQGEAAVLIQDIDLVVDGFHSATDVGAGVELAQALQKSYPQARLEVHGAFQTAALLWHKDPILDSLWVDIATARTEFYPYPAANPEVEASSIRQDLYRRDFTINALAMRLTNPREGELLDFFGGMRDLQAKQIRVLHANSFIEDPTRIYRAVRFAVRLGFEIEQRTIEYIRYAISSGVYSQTDHKTRPALQTRLRSELKYLLRSPYWQAGLRLLADLDATKCIHPDLKCDRTLWQQLRLLELLKRGFSPSWLLRLEVLIAQLLPIERGLVAKNLQLPDDSIKRLENLADAEAKVRELLPTSPKSQVVQLLKPYDEATLMLVMVRTSKTVRRQIWLYLHCWANIQAPLNGDDLKKLGYKPSPQFRQMLEDLLAATLDGIISDRSSAEKFLSIHYPL is encoded by the coding sequence ATGAATCTAATTTTGTGCCACACCACCGCCGATTTTGATACGCTGGGAGCGGCAGTAGGTTTGACGCGCTTGTTGCCAGGTAGCCGAATTGTTATCCCTGGCGGCTGTCACCAAGTAGTACGGGATTTTTTGGCACTGCATAAAGATGAGTATGCAATTATTGAGCGCCGCGCCGTTAATCTCGAACAAATTAGACTAATTGCGGTAGTAGATACGCAAAATAAGACTCGTTTGGGAGTCGTCGCCGAATGGTTGGATTTACCGCAGTTGGAATCGGTAATCGTTTACGACCATCATTTGGATAGTCAGCTAGATATTCCGGCTACAGAAACAAACATAGCGGATGTAGGTGCAACTACGACGCTAATTGTCGAAGAATTGCAAACAGCCAATATTGACCTCACCGTTGCGGAAGCGACAGTTATGGCTTTAGGTATTCATGTCGATACGGGTTCTTTGACCTTTCCCACTGCTACCGCGCGAGATGCTCAAGCTTTGGCGTGGTTGATGCAGCAAAAAGCCTCCTTAGCAATGGTTAATGAGTACCTAGAGCCGGGTTTATCCAAACAATTACAGCCACTACTATTAACGGCAATTAATAGCCTGCAAACCACAAAAATCAATGGCTACAGTGTTGGTTGGGTAATGCTCAAAACTTCCGACCATGTACCGGGTTTATCGGGGTTAATTTCGCAATTAATGCAGCTAACGGAAAGTGACGCAATCCTATTAGGGGCAAGCTATAAAGATAAGTTAACAGTAATTGGGCGATCGCAAATTCCCCAAACAAACCTCAATACTTTGTTTCAACCCTTGGGTGGCGGTGGTCATTATCAAGCTGCGTCTTTATCTTTGCGCGGAGTAGCTACAGAGGAAACTTTAAAGCAATTGGTAGACAGTTTTATTAATCAAGTTCCCCACCCACCCACAGCGCGAGATTTAATGTCGTCTCCAGTGCGGACTATATTGCCAGAAACGACGATTGCAGAAGCTCAAAGAATTTTACTGCGCTACGGTCATTCGGGTTTATCGGTGGTGGATGAAGCGGCTAAAATAGTAGGGATTGTATCGCGGCGAGATATTGATATCGCTTTACATCACGGCTTTAGTCACGCTCCCGTTAAGGGCTACATGACTACAAATGTAAAAACTATTACTCCCACTACAACTTTACCGGAAATTCAAGAAACGATGGTAACTCACGATATTGGGCGCTTACCTGTTTTAAAATCGGGTCAATTGGTGGGTATAGTGACGCGCACCGATATATTACGGGAAATGCACCAAGAAAAAGCCCGAAAAATCCAAAATAACGATAATTCCCTAGTTGTTAATCCCTCTCTGCTCAATTTACTCAATAATCGTCTAAATCCAGCCTTACAAACTCTGCTGAAAACTGCTTCTGTAGCCGCAGAAAAACGCGGTTGGCATTTGTACTTAGTTGGTGGCGCTGTCCGAGACTTATTGTTAGCTCAGGGAGAGGCGGCGGTACTAATTCAAGATATTGATTTAGTAGTTGATGGCTTTCATAGTGCTACAGATGTAGGCGCGGGGGTAGAACTTGCTCAAGCCTTACAAAAATCTTACCCTCAAGCTCGATTAGAAGTACACGGCGCTTTTCAAACGGCGGCTTTGTTGTGGCATAAAGACCCAATTTTAGATTCTTTATGGGTAGATATTGCTACCGCGCGAACGGAATTTTATCCTTATCCGGCGGCGAATCCTGAAGTTGAAGCAAGTTCTATTCGTCAAGACTTGTATCGGCGCGATTTTACAATTAATGCTTTGGCTATGCGGCTAACTAATCCGCGTGAGGGGGAATTATTAGACTTTTTTGGCGGAATGCGAGACTTGCAAGCCAAACAAATTCGAGTTTTACACGCCAATAGTTTTATTGAAGATCCTACAAGAATTTATCGCGCTGTCCGCTTTGCTGTACGTTTGGGTTTTGAAATTGAACAGCGCACTATTGAGTATATTCGTTACGCCATTTCTAGCGGCGTTTATAGCCAAACAGATCATAAAACTAGACCCGCTTTGCAAACTCGTCTCCGCAGCGAGTTAAAATACCTTTTACGATCGCCTTATTGGCAAGCTGGACTAAGATTACTCGCAGACTTGGATGCGACAAAGTGCATTCATCCCGATTTAAAATGCGATCGCACTCTATGGCAGCAGTTACGGCTTTTAGAACTATTAAAACGCGGTTTCTCTCCTAGTTGGTTGTTACGACTAGAAGTATTAATCGCTCAGTTACTACCAATAGAGCGCGGTTTAGTAGCCAAAAACTTACAATTGCCCGATGACAGTATTAAAAGGCTAGAAAATTTAGCGGATGCAGAAGCTAAAGTTAGAGAATTACTACCAACTTCACCCAAAAGTCAAGTAGTCCAACTACTGAAACCCTACGATGAAGCGACTTTAATGTTGGTTATGGTACGCACTTCTAAAACTGTTCGCCGTCAAATTTGGCTATACCTTCATTGTTGGGCAAATATTCAAGCGCCGCTTAATGGTGATGACCTCAAAAAACTAGGCTACAAACCAAGTCCACAGTTTCGGCAAATGTTAGAAGATTTACTTGCGGCGACTTTAGACGGAATTATAAGCGATCGCTCTAGCGCTGAAAAGTTTTTATCTATTCACTATCCATTGTAA
- the psbZ gene encoding photosystem II reaction center protein PsbZ, which translates to MFTILFQIALLALVGLSFAMVIGVPVAYATPQSWNESKKLLWLGSFAWIGLVFLVGALNFLVA; encoded by the coding sequence ATGTTCACAATCCTATTCCAAATTGCTTTACTAGCCCTAGTTGGCTTATCCTTTGCAATGGTTATTGGCGTTCCCGTTGCTTACGCGACTCCCCAAAGCTGGAACGAATCGAAAAAATTGCTCTGGCTAGGCTCTTTTGCCTGGATTGGGCTAGTATTTTTGGTAGGTGCTTTAAACTTTTTGGTTGCTTAA
- the ribH gene encoding 6,7-dimethyl-8-ribityllumazine synthase, producing MAVFEGTFTQTEPLRLAIVIGRFNDLITTKLLEGCQDCLKRHGVDPNPHGTQVDYFWVPGSFEVPLVAHQVALTGRYDAIICLGAVIKGQTPHFDYVAGEVAKGIAAVGFQTGVPVIFGILTTDTMQQAMERAGIKSNKGWDYAMNALEMASLMRSMRASSDYNQLPSSLKSASAQLSELTAE from the coding sequence ATGGCAGTTTTTGAGGGGACTTTTACTCAAACCGAACCGTTACGACTAGCAATAGTGATTGGGCGATTCAATGACTTGATTACAACTAAGTTATTAGAAGGCTGTCAAGATTGCCTGAAGCGTCACGGTGTAGACCCCAATCCTCACGGTACTCAAGTAGATTATTTTTGGGTTCCTGGTAGTTTTGAAGTTCCTTTAGTCGCCCACCAAGTAGCTTTAACTGGGCGCTATGATGCAATTATTTGTTTGGGTGCAGTTATTAAAGGTCAAACTCCCCACTTTGACTATGTAGCGGGAGAAGTGGCTAAAGGGATTGCGGCGGTAGGTTTTCAAACGGGAGTCCCGGTAATATTTGGGATTTTGACTACTGATACCATGCAACAAGCAATGGAAAGAGCAGGCATTAAAAGCAATAAAGGCTGGGATTATGCCATGAATGCTCTAGAAATGGCGAGTTTAATGCGTAGTATGCGCGCTAGCAGCGATTATAATCAATTGCCATCGTCGTTAAAAAGTGCCTCGGCGCAGCTAAGTGAGTTGACGGCGGAATAG
- a CDS encoding MarR family winged helix-turn-helix transcriptional regulator gives MGTRYLGTIEEVTALDAYIKLVRATESVTHRLQPYLETYKLTVTQFGVLEVLLHLGAMHQRDLAEKLLKSGGNITLVIDNLEKRQLVKRDREVGDRRCISVSLTPAGKQLISDIFPAHVEAIAEQMKILSLDEQAELGRLCKKLGKQK, from the coding sequence ATGGGAACTCGATATTTAGGAACAATTGAGGAAGTTACAGCTTTAGATGCTTACATTAAACTCGTTAGAGCCACAGAATCAGTAACTCATCGCCTCCAGCCTTATTTAGAAACTTATAAGCTAACGGTTACTCAGTTTGGCGTACTAGAAGTATTGCTTCACTTGGGCGCAATGCACCAACGCGACTTAGCCGAGAAATTACTTAAAAGTGGCGGAAATATTACTTTAGTAATTGATAACTTAGAAAAACGACAGTTAGTAAAACGCGATCGCGAAGTAGGCGATCGCCGATGTATATCTGTATCCCTTACCCCGGCAGGCAAACAGCTAATTAGCGATATATTCCCGGCTCATGTAGAGGCGATCGCCGAGCAAATGAAGATTTTGAGCTTAGACGAACAAGCAGAGCTAGGGCGCTTGTGTAAGAAGCTGGGAAAACAAAAATAA
- a CDS encoding iron ABC transporter substrate-binding protein, with amino-acid sequence MATKLGKISAIVAAAIVVGGGIAFSSKAAQQKTLTIYSGREEKLIAPLIAKAEKDLGMDIEVRYGDTAELAIALIEEGNRSRADIFFAQDAGALGALAKEKRTLPISNTLLAKVEPQFRSSAGQWIGISGRARVIDYNTKLVKPSELPTAIAQLTNPKWRGKIGWAPSNGSFQSFVTAMRLLEGNQKTLAWLKAMKANGTKDYAKNAAIVEAVGKGEISLGLVNNYYLYRFTKDNANFPVAHHYTRRDAGAMVNVAGLAVLNTTDQKSDADKFLAYMLTPKAQAYFAQETNEYPLVKGIQASQKQIPLSQLKPPKVDLSNLSDLQGTIELLQEAEVL; translated from the coding sequence GTGGCGACTAAGTTAGGGAAAATTTCGGCGATCGTAGCGGCGGCAATAGTTGTAGGTGGGGGAATAGCGTTTAGTAGTAAAGCAGCACAACAAAAAACGCTGACTATTTACTCTGGTAGAGAAGAAAAATTAATTGCGCCCTTAATTGCCAAAGCTGAGAAAGATTTGGGGATGGATATTGAGGTACGATACGGCGATACGGCGGAACTTGCGATCGCATTAATAGAAGAAGGTAATCGCAGCCGCGCCGATATATTTTTTGCTCAAGACGCTGGTGCTTTAGGGGCTTTAGCCAAAGAAAAACGCACATTACCTATTTCTAATACCTTACTAGCCAAAGTAGAGCCACAATTTCGCTCCTCGGCGGGACAATGGATCGGTATTTCAGGACGGGCGCGAGTAATTGATTACAATACAAAGCTAGTCAAACCCAGCGAATTACCCACAGCGATCGCCCAATTAACTAATCCCAAATGGCGCGGGAAAATAGGTTGGGCCCCTTCAAATGGTTCTTTTCAGTCTTTTGTTACTGCTATGCGTTTGCTAGAAGGCAATCAAAAGACTTTGGCATGGTTAAAGGCAATGAAAGCCAACGGGACAAAAGATTATGCCAAAAATGCCGCGATCGTAGAAGCGGTAGGTAAAGGCGAAATCTCTTTAGGATTAGTAAATAACTACTATCTCTATAGATTTACCAAAGACAATGCTAATTTTCCTGTAGCCCATCACTATACACGCAGAGATGCTGGCGCAATGGTGAATGTAGCAGGATTGGCAGTATTAAATACTACTGACCAAAAGAGCGATGCTGACAAGTTTTTAGCTTATATGCTAACTCCCAAAGCCCAGGCTTATTTTGCTCAAGAAACTAACGAGTATCCGTTGGTAAAAGGCATTCAAGCATCGCAAAAACAAATTCCTCTCAGTCAGCTTAAACCACCTAAAGTTGACCTTAGCAACTTGTCTGATTTGCAAGGCACTATAGAGTTACTTCAAGAAGCAGAGGTACTTTGA